A single window of Archangium gephyra DNA harbors:
- a CDS encoding serine/threonine-protein kinase: protein MLLPVRNTGAMQEAYEEELLLALDEGLISHEETDAVREEALRRERGPLELLREQGRLSEDTLLMLREELSREASARHTGTDPGGSQPEEAATLAPVPPGTGNPSPAPSGTPSGSGSGPASSAPREPAFPVPGWDRYQPVRFLGQGGMGLVFLAYDPLLRRNVALKFVRGEDPELARRFLAEARAQARVRHERVCEVYEVGEVQGRGFIAMRYVDGQPLGQLADSLTLEQKVLLLRQAAEGVHAAHRAGLVHRDIKPANIVVERTQDGSLAPFVMDFGLAREWKEEGTASGEVLGTPHYMAPEQARGEAAQLDRRVDVYALGASLYALLTGQPPFTGANALEVINRLQAEEPRPPRALDKDIPADLEAIVLKCLEKERPARYDSARALAEDLERFLGGEPVLARQGLGYRLRKKARKHRVLLSLGFAALLVVLLALGQAVLARREVAERERLSRRFTERVERMEASARYSALSRLHDTRKDREALRAEMAALEAEVRQAGEHAVGPGEYALGRALLALEDKEGARARFESAWAHGYREPRVAWALALVLGHLYQEQLVQEVERRGPEEREARRREIQQRYRDPALSYLRQAEGPDVPAPPLYVKALLAFFEDRHEEALAHLDAMGATQPWFHEGPLLRGDILLARATQRWNQGEREGAQADLDAGRRAYAAAISTAESAPTVHASLAQLELSALVMELYGQGNVQPPYERGLEAISRALTAAPDHAPSHLSVARLHRRLAEHRVQKGGEGVEPLLEKSLAAARTAQELAPSDRVTMDLGVTYRLSARYRQQKGQDPREQLRLALESFEHVRAEGRDYRFFNNLGVTWRVWADYESEHGGNPLLHQGKAIDAYLAAIHLDERQPEPWINLGSVYRKRASAPDAPDKAGDLGRARDALERALTLNPSNALACYNGGYASGLLARHHRERGEDYGPDQEKALALYRRALAINPKLPQLHNGLGASLLWQAEQVWEDGGDPEPLLAGAWTAFEQARDAGPQQAYAYHNLGEVRVTRALFQLARREDPGPGLRAALESYQQALALLPGDADLWANQARAHVLRATWALEQGEDPRPMLGEAEKALTKARELNPRLGNAWRYLGEALGVRARWLARQDKARDEDFEQAAKAWQQALELEPRQQEYRLAASGFYRDRAEWKQQRGLDGAPELKQALELAEQPLAARPRWARARALRASVLLVMAEHADTARQQAWRHEAREELEQALAHNPHLGPAWRHRLTASREPVAGPTVP, encoded by the coding sequence ATGCTGCTCCCCGTGCGGAACACAGGGGCGATGCAGGAGGCGTACGAGGAGGAGTTGCTCCTCGCGTTGGACGAAGGGCTGATCTCTCATGAGGAGACAGACGCCGTTCGTGAGGAAGCGCTCCGGCGGGAGCGCGGCCCGCTGGAACTGCTGAGGGAGCAGGGCCGGCTCTCCGAGGACACGCTGCTCATGCTGCGCGAGGAGCTCTCCCGCGAGGCCTCGGCCCGGCACACGGGCACGGACCCGGGTGGCTCCCAGCCCGAGGAGGCCGCCACCCTCGCCCCCGTCCCTCCCGGCACCGGCAATCCCTCCCCCGCGCCCTCGGGCACGCCGTCCGGCTCCGGCAGCGGCCCCGCCTCCAGCGCACCTCGCGAGCCCGCCTTCCCCGTCCCCGGGTGGGACCGCTACCAGCCCGTGCGTTTCCTCGGCCAGGGCGGCATGGGTCTCGTCTTCCTCGCGTACGATCCACTGCTGCGCCGCAACGTGGCGCTCAAGTTCGTGCGCGGCGAGGACCCCGAGCTCGCCCGCCGCTTCCTCGCCGAGGCCCGCGCCCAGGCCCGCGTCCGCCACGAGCGCGTGTGCGAGGTGTACGAGGTCGGCGAGGTGCAGGGCCGCGGCTTCATCGCCATGCGGTACGTGGACGGACAGCCCCTGGGCCAGCTCGCGGACTCGCTCACGCTCGAGCAGAAGGTGCTGCTGCTGCGCCAGGCCGCCGAGGGCGTGCACGCCGCCCACCGCGCCGGGCTCGTCCACCGCGACATCAAGCCCGCCAACATCGTCGTGGAGCGCACGCAGGACGGCAGCCTCGCCCCCTTCGTCATGGACTTCGGTCTGGCGCGCGAATGGAAGGAGGAGGGCACGGCCTCGGGCGAGGTGCTCGGCACGCCGCACTACATGGCCCCCGAGCAGGCCCGCGGTGAGGCGGCCCAGCTCGACCGCCGCGTGGATGTCTACGCCCTGGGTGCCTCGCTCTACGCGCTCCTCACCGGCCAGCCCCCCTTCACCGGCGCCAATGCCCTCGAGGTCATCAACCGCCTCCAGGCCGAGGAGCCCCGGCCCCCGCGCGCGCTCGACAAGGACATCCCCGCGGACCTCGAGGCCATCGTCCTCAAGTGCCTCGAGAAGGAGCGCCCGGCCCGCTACGACTCGGCGCGCGCCCTCGCCGAGGACCTGGAGCGTTTCCTCGGGGGCGAGCCGGTGCTGGCACGCCAGGGCCTCGGCTACCGGCTGCGCAAGAAGGCGCGCAAGCACCGGGTGCTGCTGTCCCTGGGCTTCGCCGCGCTGCTGGTGGTGCTGCTGGCGCTCGGGCAGGCGGTGCTCGCCCGCCGCGAGGTGGCCGAGCGCGAGCGCCTCTCCCGCCGCTTCACCGAGCGCGTGGAGCGCATGGAGGCCTCGGCGCGCTACTCCGCCCTCTCGCGGCTGCACGACACGCGCAAGGACCGCGAGGCGCTGCGCGCGGAGATGGCCGCGCTGGAGGCCGAGGTGCGTCAGGCTGGCGAGCACGCCGTGGGCCCGGGAGAGTACGCCCTGGGCCGCGCGCTGCTCGCCCTGGAGGACAAGGAGGGCGCGCGCGCACGCTTCGAGTCCGCCTGGGCGCACGGCTACCGCGAGCCGCGCGTGGCCTGGGCGCTCGCGCTGGTGCTCGGCCACCTCTACCAGGAGCAGCTGGTGCAGGAGGTGGAGCGCCGCGGTCCCGAGGAGCGCGAGGCCCGCCGCCGCGAAATCCAACAGCGCTACCGGGACCCGGCCCTCTCCTACCTGCGCCAGGCCGAGGGCCCCGACGTCCCCGCCCCTCCTTTGTATGTGAAGGCGCTCCTCGCCTTCTTCGAGGACCGTCACGAGGAGGCGCTGGCCCACCTGGACGCCATGGGCGCCACGCAGCCCTGGTTCCACGAGGGGCCGCTGCTCCGGGGTGACATCCTCCTGGCCCGGGCCACCCAACGCTGGAACCAGGGAGAGCGCGAGGGGGCCCAGGCGGACCTCGACGCCGGCCGCCGCGCCTATGCCGCCGCCATCTCCACCGCCGAGAGCGCTCCCACCGTGCACGCCTCCCTGGCGCAGCTGGAGCTCTCCGCGCTCGTCATGGAGCTGTATGGCCAGGGCAACGTCCAGCCCCCCTACGAGCGCGGCCTGGAGGCCATCTCCCGCGCGCTCACCGCCGCGCCGGACCACGCCCCTTCCCACCTGAGCGTGGCACGCCTGCACCGCCGGCTCGCCGAGCATCGCGTCCAGAAGGGCGGCGAGGGTGTGGAGCCCCTGCTGGAGAAGTCCCTCGCCGCCGCGCGCACCGCCCAGGAGCTCGCGCCCTCGGACCGCGTCACCATGGACCTGGGTGTCACCTACAGGTTGTCGGCCCGCTACCGGCAGCAGAAGGGGCAGGATCCCCGCGAGCAGCTGCGCCTGGCCCTCGAGTCCTTCGAGCACGTCCGCGCCGAGGGCCGCGACTACCGCTTCTTCAACAACCTCGGGGTGACCTGGCGGGTGTGGGCCGACTACGAGAGCGAGCACGGAGGCAATCCGCTCCTCCACCAGGGCAAGGCCATCGACGCGTACCTCGCGGCCATCCACCTGGATGAGCGCCAGCCGGAGCCGTGGATCAACCTGGGCAGCGTGTACCGCAAGCGCGCCTCGGCCCCGGACGCGCCGGACAAGGCGGGAGACCTGGGGCGGGCCCGTGACGCGCTGGAGCGGGCGCTGACGCTCAACCCCTCCAATGCCCTGGCCTGCTACAACGGAGGCTATGCCTCCGGGCTGCTCGCCCGCCATCACCGCGAGCGTGGCGAGGACTACGGCCCGGACCAGGAGAAGGCCCTGGCGCTCTACCGGCGGGCGCTGGCCATCAACCCCAAGCTGCCACAGCTCCACAACGGCCTGGGCGCGTCACTCCTGTGGCAGGCCGAGCAGGTCTGGGAGGACGGCGGCGACCCCGAGCCCCTGCTCGCCGGGGCGTGGACGGCCTTCGAGCAGGCCCGGGACGCGGGGCCCCAGCAGGCCTACGCGTACCACAACCTCGGCGAGGTGCGGGTGACGCGGGCCCTCTTCCAACTCGCGCGGCGGGAGGACCCGGGCCCGGGACTGCGCGCGGCCCTCGAGTCCTATCAGCAGGCGCTCGCGCTGCTACCGGGGGATGCGGACCTCTGGGCCAACCAGGCCCGCGCGCACGTGCTGCGGGCCACTTGGGCGCTGGAGCAGGGGGAAGACCCCAGGCCGATGCTCGGCGAGGCCGAGAAGGCGCTGACGAAGGCGCGCGAGCTCAACCCCCGGCTGGGCAACGCGTGGCGCTACCTCGGGGAGGCGCTCGGGGTGCGGGCCCGCTGGCTGGCCCGTCAGGACAAGGCCCGGGACGAGGATTTCGAGCAGGCGGCGAAGGCCTGGCAACAGGCGCTGGAGCTGGAGCCGCGGCAACAGGAGTACCGGCTCGCCGCCAGCGGCTTCTACCGCGACCGGGCCGAGTGGAAGCAGCAGCGGGGCCTCGACGGCGCCCCGGAGCTGAAACAGGCCCTCGAGCTGGCCGAGCAACCCCTGGCCGCGCGGCCCCGGTGGGCGCGAGCCCGGGCCCTGCGCGCCAGCGTGCTCCTCGTCATGGCCGAGCACGCCGACACCGCTCGGCAACAGGCGTGGCGCCACGAGGCCCGGGAGGAGTTGGAGCAGGCGCTGGCCCACAATCCCCACCTCGGGCCGGCGTGGCGCCACCGGCTCACCGCGTCGCGCGAGCCCGTGGCCGGGCCCACCGTGCCCTGA
- a CDS encoding sigma 54-interacting transcriptional regulator, translating into MQKKISDDLSTTAVHSRGREAVAPRTVPALTIVSHPQPQRIGERRLLSEMIAASGRTASLSRNAPDFARPGSVLALPLGDPFISRKPVQFEPGARGGVRVLVPEDATGVRVAGQPLVGCREFSAEELSAGVPLELAERVVLLLHHASSAPETGPGDLGMVGQGEGVRRVREDVVRVADLDVPVLIRGETGSGKELVARAIHQHSKRRNGPFISVNLGALSKELVSAELFGARKGAYTGAAGDREGFFRAAHGGTLFLDEVGEAPPEVQVALLRVLETGEVFPVGGSTPVRVDVRLLTATDANLEERIRQGHFKAPLLHRLAGFEIQVPPLRERREDIGPLFMYFARQELETTGEAQRLSSSDPRAEPWLPASLAVRLVRYAWPGNIRQLRNVARQLVIGSRGLPHLRVDARLEQELDAAAAAVPGQTVSTRAPSAPPSASSEEPESADDKAARRKPSDVGEQELLEALRASSWDLKATADRLGIPRSSVYVLIDKSSLIRTARDLSPEEISRCYQECQGDLDQMVRKLEVSKRALQRRVRELGLGAD; encoded by the coding sequence ATGCAGAAGAAGATCTCCGACGACCTCTCGACGACCGCCGTGCATTCGCGTGGGAGGGAGGCCGTGGCCCCCCGTACCGTGCCGGCCCTGACCATCGTCTCCCATCCCCAACCCCAGCGGATTGGCGAGCGGAGGCTGCTGAGCGAGATGATCGCCGCCTCGGGCAGGACGGCCTCGCTGTCGCGCAACGCGCCGGACTTCGCCCGTCCCGGCAGTGTCCTGGCGCTGCCGCTGGGAGATCCCTTCATCAGCCGCAAGCCGGTGCAGTTCGAGCCCGGGGCGCGTGGCGGGGTGCGGGTGCTGGTGCCGGAGGATGCAACGGGAGTGCGCGTGGCGGGGCAGCCGCTGGTGGGCTGCCGCGAGTTCTCCGCCGAGGAGCTGTCCGCGGGCGTGCCGCTGGAGCTCGCCGAGCGCGTGGTGCTGCTGCTGCACCATGCGTCCTCCGCGCCGGAGACGGGCCCGGGGGACCTGGGCATGGTGGGCCAGGGCGAGGGCGTGCGCCGGGTGCGCGAGGACGTGGTGCGCGTGGCGGACCTGGACGTGCCCGTGCTCATCCGCGGTGAGACGGGCTCGGGCAAGGAGCTGGTGGCCCGCGCCATCCACCAGCACAGCAAGCGCCGCAACGGACCCTTCATCAGCGTCAACCTGGGAGCGCTCTCCAAGGAGCTGGTGTCCGCCGAGCTCTTCGGCGCGCGCAAGGGCGCGTACACGGGGGCCGCCGGGGACCGCGAGGGCTTCTTCCGCGCCGCCCACGGAGGCACGCTCTTCCTGGACGAGGTGGGCGAGGCCCCGCCCGAGGTGCAGGTGGCGCTGCTGCGCGTGCTGGAGACGGGCGAGGTGTTCCCCGTGGGCGGCAGCACCCCGGTGCGCGTGGACGTGCGGCTGCTCACCGCCACGGACGCCAACCTGGAGGAGCGCATCCGCCAGGGCCACTTCAAGGCGCCGCTGCTGCACCGGCTGGCGGGCTTCGAGATTCAGGTGCCGCCGCTGCGCGAGCGCCGCGAGGACATCGGCCCGCTCTTCATGTACTTCGCCCGCCAGGAGCTGGAGACCACGGGCGAGGCGCAGCGGCTGTCGTCCTCGGATCCTCGCGCCGAGCCGTGGCTGCCCGCGTCGCTGGCCGTCCGCCTGGTGCGCTACGCGTGGCCCGGCAACATCCGCCAGCTGCGCAACGTGGCCCGGCAGCTCGTCATCGGCAGCCGCGGCCTGCCCCACCTGCGCGTGGATGCGCGGCTGGAGCAGGAGCTGGACGCCGCCGCCGCCGCCGTCCCCGGACAGACGGTGTCCACCCGCGCCCCGTCCGCCCCTCCCTCCGCCTCCTCCGAGGAGCCCGAGTCCGCCGACGACAAGGCCGCCCGGCGCAAGCCCTCGGACGTGGGCGAGCAGGAGCTGCTGGAGGCCCTGCGCGCCAGCTCGTGGGACCTCAAGGCCACCGCGGACCGGTTGGGCATTCCCCGCTCCTCCGTCTACGTGCTCATCGACAAGAGCTCCCTCATCCGTACCGCCCGGGACCTGAGCCCGGAGGAGATCTCCCGCTGCTACCAGGAGTGCCAGGGCGACCTGGACCAGATGGTGCGCAAGCTCGAGGTCTCCAAGCGCGCCCTCCAGCGCCGCGTGCGCGAGCTGGGCCTCGGCGCGGACTGA
- a CDS encoding Uma2 family endonuclease, with protein sequence MTVTVKKPATYQDLCALPETLVGELVAGELVASPRPASRHTLAISVLGGELSGPFQRGRGGPGGWWLLDEPELHLGSDILVPDLAGWKRTRMPVYPDEPFFTLPPDWVCETLSPSTSSFDRMKKMPVYMREQVGHVWLIEPVTRTLEVFRREGERWVLAGNYAGNERIRAEPFEAVELELEALWLPTR encoded by the coding sequence ATGACGGTCACGGTCAAGAAACCCGCGACGTACCAGGACCTCTGTGCCCTGCCGGAGACGCTGGTGGGCGAGCTCGTCGCGGGCGAGCTCGTCGCCTCGCCCCGGCCCGCCAGCCGTCATACGCTCGCGATCTCCGTACTGGGAGGTGAGCTGAGCGGGCCCTTCCAACGGGGGCGGGGAGGGCCGGGAGGCTGGTGGCTCCTCGACGAGCCGGAGCTGCACCTGGGCTCCGACATCCTCGTTCCCGACCTCGCGGGTTGGAAGCGCACGCGGATGCCGGTCTACCCGGACGAGCCCTTCTTCACCCTTCCTCCGGATTGGGTCTGCGAGACGCTCTCTCCCTCGACCTCGAGCTTCGACCGGATGAAGAAGATGCCGGTCTACATGCGCGAGCAGGTGGGACATGTCTGGCTCATCGAGCCCGTGACGCGGACGCTCGAGGTCTTCCGGCGCGAGGGCGAGCGGTGGGTGCTCGCGGGCAACTACGCTGGCAATGAGCGCATCCGCGCGGAGCCCTTCGAGGCCGTGGAGCTGGAGCTCGAAGCCCTCTGGCTCCCCACCAGGTAA
- a CDS encoding universal stress protein: MARILIAVDGSPPSLRALEFGASLAAKLGVGVLLLHAVPQVVLPLGGMTPSSLSELLHNQEAEGSRLLVSLADKAQPHGVAVETVLEVGEAADVISERSKAADIQMVVMGSRGQGAMARLLLGSVATQVVHTATKPVVVVR, translated from the coding sequence ATGGCCCGCATCCTCATCGCCGTCGATGGCTCTCCTCCGTCCCTGCGCGCCCTGGAGTTTGGCGCTTCCCTGGCCGCGAAGCTGGGCGTGGGGGTCCTCCTGCTGCACGCGGTGCCCCAGGTGGTGCTGCCGCTGGGGGGCATGACGCCGTCGTCGCTGTCGGAGCTGCTGCACAACCAGGAGGCCGAGGGAAGCCGGCTGCTCGTGTCCCTGGCGGACAAGGCGCAGCCACACGGCGTGGCGGTGGAGACGGTGCTGGAGGTGGGGGAGGCGGCGGACGTCATCTCCGAGCGCTCGAAGGCGGCGGACATCCAGATGGTGGTGATGGGGAGCCGGGGGCAGGGAGCGATGGCGCGGCTGCTGCTGGGCAGCGTGGCCACGCAGGTGGTGCACACGGCCACGAAGCCGGTGGTGGTGGTGCGATGA
- a CDS encoding universal stress protein, with product MRRILVAVDSTEVAREAARVALELGGRVGAQVMLVHVLPASVAEGETADFAAFERACEDYARGLLEELRQHTGHSGPPPHTAVLHGEPAGAICKAAEAEEVDLVIVGTRTRGAIARTLLGSLADELLRSCPKPVMVVPETGRKARVRHEDAKPEASPALALPKPSGAPG from the coding sequence ATGCGTCGGATACTGGTGGCGGTGGACAGCACCGAGGTGGCACGCGAGGCGGCACGCGTGGCGCTGGAACTGGGCGGGCGGGTGGGAGCCCAGGTGATGCTGGTGCACGTGCTGCCGGCCTCGGTGGCCGAGGGCGAGACGGCGGACTTCGCCGCCTTCGAGCGGGCGTGCGAGGACTACGCGCGGGGGCTGCTGGAGGAGCTGCGCCAGCACACCGGCCACAGCGGTCCGCCCCCTCACACCGCGGTGCTGCACGGGGAGCCCGCGGGCGCCATCTGCAAGGCGGCCGAGGCGGAGGAGGTGGACCTGGTCATCGTGGGGACACGGACGCGTGGGGCGATCGCGCGCACACTGCTGGGGAGCCTGGCGGACGAGTTGCTGCGCTCCTGCCCCAAGCCGGTGATGGTGGTGCCCGAGACGGGCCGCAAGGCGCGCGTGCGCCACGAGGACGCGAAGCCGGAGGCCAGCCCGGCGCTCGCCCTCCCGAAGCCGAGCGGAGCCCCGGGATGA
- a CDS encoding cation-translocating P-type ATPase: MNGPPAPMPRAESVRALPAPPRPANTVLGLSQAEATRRLAGHGRNEIQREKTRSPWVVLLGQFRSPMIALLLGACGVSALLGESADAIAIGAIVVLNALIGFLQEYKAEQALLALRSMTAPRARVMRDGYAVQLPSAEVVPGDVVLLEAGDVVAADARLLEAHALATNEAALTGESVPVDKAARAVAADAPLAQRSDTVFLGTAVTRGTGLAEVTATGMHTELGKIAHLLASTSDTETPLEQRLAKVTRTLLLACLAIVVLVAALGLWRGHGALTVLLSSISLAVAAVPEGLPAVVTIALALGVRRMAARHALVRRLQAVETLGSTTVVCTDKTGTLTTGTMEVREVWGDNSHAILFAAAACCDASLGPDGKEGTGDPTELALLRAALTRGIHREELERDRPRVAVRPFDSETKRMSILRADGALYVKGALEVLMPRCRTATLSASRAAHELASRGLRVLAVARGEGPEEENLELLGLVGMADPPRPEAVAAVAAARAAGVRTVMITGDSAETAQAIGRELGILQPGEDPAERIHARATAADKLRIVRSWKERGEVVAMTGDGVNDAPALREAHIGIAMGRTGTEVTREAADLVLTDDNFATIVTAIREGRAIYENIRKTLVYLLVGNVGELLLMLAASLVGLPLPLVPLQLLWINLVTDSLPALALVMDPARSELLSRPPRKPDEPMLGRAQWRYILMVGALEALLVLGVFIWADPAGNLDRARALAFSTLVFAELLRAFAARSTTRLYWEVGPLTNRLLLGIVVFSVVLQGVLYLLPPARELFGLGAMRPWELGLAFALGFIPVTVLEVSKQVRRWR; the protein is encoded by the coding sequence ATGAACGGTCCGCCCGCCCCCATGCCGCGAGCGGAGTCCGTCCGGGCGCTCCCTGCCCCACCCCGGCCCGCGAACACCGTCCTGGGACTGAGCCAGGCCGAGGCCACGCGGCGTCTGGCCGGGCACGGGCGCAACGAAATCCAGCGGGAGAAGACGCGCTCGCCGTGGGTGGTGCTGCTGGGGCAGTTCCGCTCGCCGATGATTGCCCTGCTGCTCGGGGCGTGCGGCGTGTCGGCGCTGTTGGGGGAGTCCGCGGACGCCATCGCCATTGGCGCCATCGTGGTGCTCAACGCGCTCATCGGCTTCCTGCAGGAGTACAAGGCGGAGCAGGCGCTGCTGGCGCTGCGCTCGATGACGGCGCCGCGGGCGCGGGTGATGCGGGACGGGTACGCGGTGCAGCTGCCCTCGGCGGAGGTGGTGCCCGGAGACGTGGTGCTGCTGGAGGCGGGGGACGTGGTGGCCGCGGACGCGCGCCTGCTGGAGGCGCATGCCCTGGCCACCAACGAGGCGGCGCTGACGGGCGAGAGCGTGCCGGTGGACAAGGCGGCGCGGGCGGTGGCCGCGGACGCGCCGCTGGCCCAGCGCTCGGACACGGTGTTCCTGGGCACGGCGGTGACGCGCGGCACGGGGCTGGCCGAGGTGACGGCCACCGGCATGCACACGGAGCTGGGGAAGATCGCCCACCTGCTGGCCTCGACGAGCGACACGGAGACGCCGCTGGAGCAGCGGCTGGCGAAGGTGACGCGGACGTTGCTGCTGGCGTGCCTGGCCATCGTGGTGCTGGTGGCGGCGCTGGGCCTGTGGCGCGGCCATGGAGCGCTGACGGTGCTGCTCTCCTCCATCTCGCTGGCGGTGGCGGCGGTGCCCGAGGGCCTGCCGGCGGTGGTGACGATCGCCCTGGCGCTGGGAGTGCGGCGCATGGCGGCCAGGCACGCGCTGGTGCGCCGGCTGCAGGCGGTGGAGACACTGGGCTCGACGACGGTGGTGTGCACGGACAAGACGGGCACGCTCACCACGGGCACCATGGAGGTGCGCGAGGTATGGGGTGACAACTCGCACGCCATCCTCTTCGCCGCGGCGGCGTGCTGTGACGCCTCGCTGGGGCCGGACGGGAAGGAGGGCACGGGAGACCCGACGGAGCTGGCGCTCTTGCGCGCGGCGCTGACGCGGGGCATCCACCGCGAGGAGCTCGAGAGGGACAGGCCGCGTGTGGCGGTGCGGCCCTTCGACTCGGAGACGAAGCGCATGTCCATCCTGCGCGCGGACGGAGCGCTCTACGTGAAGGGGGCGCTGGAGGTGTTGATGCCGCGCTGCCGCACGGCCACGCTGAGTGCCTCCCGGGCGGCCCATGAGCTGGCGAGCCGGGGCCTGCGCGTGCTGGCGGTGGCGCGGGGCGAGGGGCCCGAGGAGGAGAACCTGGAGCTGCTGGGGCTGGTGGGCATGGCGGACCCGCCGAGGCCCGAGGCGGTGGCGGCGGTGGCGGCGGCGCGCGCGGCGGGCGTGCGCACGGTGATGATCACCGGCGACAGCGCGGAGACGGCGCAAGCCATCGGCCGCGAGCTGGGAATCCTCCAACCGGGGGAGGACCCGGCGGAGCGCATCCACGCGCGGGCGACGGCGGCGGACAAGCTGCGCATCGTGCGGAGCTGGAAGGAGCGGGGCGAGGTGGTGGCGATGACGGGCGACGGGGTGAACGACGCCCCGGCGCTGCGCGAGGCGCACATCGGCATCGCCATGGGACGCACGGGCACGGAGGTGACGCGCGAGGCGGCGGACCTGGTGCTCACGGACGACAACTTCGCCACCATCGTCACGGCCATCCGCGAGGGCCGTGCCATCTACGAGAACATCCGCAAGACGCTGGTGTACCTGCTGGTGGGCAACGTGGGCGAGCTGTTGCTGATGCTCGCGGCCTCGCTGGTGGGGCTGCCGCTGCCGCTGGTGCCGTTGCAGCTGTTGTGGATCAACCTGGTGACGGACAGCCTGCCGGCGTTGGCGCTGGTGATGGACCCGGCGCGCTCGGAGCTGCTGTCGCGCCCACCGCGCAAGCCGGACGAGCCGATGCTGGGCCGGGCGCAGTGGCGCTACATCCTGATGGTGGGGGCACTGGAGGCGCTGCTGGTGCTGGGGGTGTTCATCTGGGCGGATCCGGCGGGGAACCTGGACCGGGCGAGGGCGTTGGCCTTCTCCACGCTGGTGTTCGCCGAGCTGCTGCGAGCCTTCGCCGCGCGCAGCACCACGCGCCTGTACTGGGAGGTGGGGCCGCTCACCAACCGGCTGCTGCTGGGCATCGTCGTCTTCTCGGTGGTGCTGCAGGGAGTGCTCTACCTGTTGCCACCGGCGCGGGAGCTGTTCGGACTGGGGGCGATGCGCCCCTGGGAACTGGGGCTGGCGTTCGCGCTGGGCTTCATCCCGGTGACAGTGCTGGAGGTGTCGAAGCAGGTGAGGCGCTGGAGATGA
- a CDS encoding DUF3060 domain-containing protein has product MSSFIRGTVLSGVVAGLLLAPAVGMAQGGTSVKVGKDGVQVRTGNTSVNTQAGGAEELGGADVEVEDEPGATGEKQAGATLEISGSDSQETHRCSPKTEVNISGSDNDITLTGECKKVSVNGSTNKVKVEAVESIEVTGSENQVTWKRAVGAKKPKVTRTGHDNKVTQAR; this is encoded by the coding sequence ATGTCGAGCTTCATTCGTGGAACGGTGCTGTCTGGCGTTGTCGCGGGCCTGCTGCTGGCTCCGGCGGTGGGGATGGCGCAGGGCGGCACGTCCGTGAAGGTGGGCAAGGACGGCGTGCAGGTGAGGACGGGCAACACCTCGGTGAACACGCAGGCGGGAGGGGCCGAGGAGCTGGGCGGCGCTGACGTCGAGGTGGAGGACGAGCCGGGAGCCACGGGGGAGAAGCAGGCCGGCGCGACGCTGGAGATCTCCGGCTCGGACAGCCAGGAGACGCACCGCTGCTCGCCGAAGACGGAGGTGAACATCTCGGGGAGCGACAACGACATCACGCTGACGGGGGAGTGCAAGAAGGTGAGCGTGAATGGCTCCACCAACAAGGTGAAGGTGGAGGCGGTGGAGAGCATCGAGGTGACGGGCTCCGAGAACCAGGTCACCTGGAAGCGGGCCGTGGGCGCCAAGAAGCCCAAGGTGACGCGCACCGGACACGACAACAAGGTGACGCAGGCGCGCTGA